A genome region from Lactobacillus sp. ESL0791 includes the following:
- a CDS encoding zinc-binding dehydrogenase, which yields MVLSKALRIYGKEKMKIDDVELPEIKDNEILAEVVSDSMCMSSWKLAKEGEDHKKTPDNLAENPVMIGHEFSGKILKVGAKWSDKYHAGQNFVVQPNLARDDTPFVPGYSYPYIGGDATKIIIPDEVMELGCLIPFEGDSYYEGSLCEPVSCVIAAFDAQFHLIPHTYEPKMGIKENGNMLIVGGTGPMGLLAIDYAIHADVKPKKLVVTDIDQEKLARAKKLYPSDEVDIEFVNTKGLSVEEQEKLLREKTNGTGYDDLFLMISVAPLAEMAGRLMNPDGCLNQFAGPVNKDFSAKLNLYDVHYNFTHLVGTSGGNAKNEIKAAKLIAEHRLNVAKVITHVLGLNAAAETTLSQPEIGGGKKVIYTHQKFDRIELAKVDPKTELGKILAKHDGLWSHEAEQWILNNEPKI from the coding sequence ATGGTTTTAAGCAAAGCTTTACGAATCTATGGTAAAGAAAAGATGAAGATCGACGATGTGGAGTTGCCTGAAATTAAAGACAACGAAATTTTAGCCGAAGTAGTTTCTGATTCAATGTGTATGTCATCTTGGAAACTGGCAAAAGAAGGAGAAGACCACAAAAAAACACCAGATAATTTGGCTGAAAATCCCGTGATGATTGGTCATGAATTTTCAGGAAAAATTTTAAAAGTCGGTGCAAAATGGAGTGATAAATATCATGCTGGCCAAAACTTTGTTGTTCAGCCTAATCTGGCTCGTGACGATACCCCATTTGTCCCCGGCTACTCATACCCATATATCGGCGGTGATGCCACCAAAATTATCATCCCTGATGAGGTAATGGAATTAGGCTGTTTAATTCCGTTTGAGGGTGATTCTTATTATGAAGGTTCACTGTGCGAGCCGGTAAGCTGTGTCATTGCTGCATTCGATGCGCAATTCCACTTGATTCCACATACTTATGAACCAAAAATGGGAATCAAGGAAAACGGCAACATGTTAATTGTCGGTGGTACGGGGCCAATGGGACTTTTGGCTATTGACTATGCTATCCATGCTGATGTTAAGCCAAAGAAATTGGTTGTTACCGACATTGACCAAGAAAAACTTGCTCGGGCTAAAAAATTATATCCTTCAGATGAAGTGGACATTGAGTTTGTCAACACTAAAGGGCTATCAGTTGAAGAGCAAGAAAAATTATTAAGAGAAAAAACAAACGGCACAGGCTATGATGATTTATTCTTAATGATCAGTGTTGCCCCATTAGCAGAAATGGCTGGCCGCTTAATGAATCCTGACGGCTGCCTTAACCAATTTGCTGGACCGGTGAACAAGGATTTTTCTGCTAAGCTTAACTTGTACGACGTGCACTACAACTTTACTCATCTTGTTGGTACTTCAGGTGGTAATGCAAAGAACGAAATTAAAGCGGCAAAATTAATCGCTGAACACAGATTAAATGTTGCTAAAGTTATTACCCATGTTTTGGGATTAAATGCGGCAGCGGAAACCACGTTATCACAGCCAGAGATCGGTGGCGGTAAGAAAGTTATTTATACACACCAAAAATTTGACCGGATTGAATTGGCAAAAGTTGATCCTAAAACTGAGTTGGGCAAAATTTTAGCTAAACATGATGGTTTATGGTCACATGAAGCAGAACAATGGATTCTAAACAATGAGCCAAAGATCTAA
- a CDS encoding sugar-binding transcriptional regulator encodes MEKNLINQLISVAELYYLNGNTQKEIADKVHIHRSEISRMLKEARKLGLVKISINRPNNNLEGLQKFFIKRFGLKDALIIPENTDDLNLKTLGNFAANYLEKNIQSNFTIGISWGRTLAHTFQAMPSKSTRHGITVVPLIGGPTGILKNDYQSNHLVYTLGEKLNAKCETLNCPAIVSSEKIKNELTANPNNQVVFNYWKNLDCAIVGIGSSLITDLSQWKEFYKNSNFNNIFKKTNTVGDILSQPFTAEGKIINSSQYHVIGMNLAEVKKVPQVIGIACGKNKIKSILGALNTGVLDVLITTDITALGVKDLCN; translated from the coding sequence ATGGAAAAAAATTTAATCAATCAGCTAATTTCAGTTGCCGAATTATATTATTTAAACGGCAACACCCAAAAAGAAATTGCTGATAAAGTTCACATTCATCGAAGCGAAATTAGCCGAATGCTTAAGGAAGCCCGTAAATTAGGACTAGTAAAAATTTCAATTAATCGACCAAATAATAATTTGGAAGGATTACAAAAATTTTTTATTAAAAGATTTGGTTTGAAAGATGCACTGATCATTCCGGAAAACACAGATGATCTAAACTTAAAAACGCTAGGAAATTTTGCTGCTAACTATCTAGAAAAAAATATCCAAAGTAATTTCACGATCGGCATCTCATGGGGAAGAACACTAGCTCATACTTTTCAAGCGATGCCTTCCAAAAGCACCCGGCACGGAATTACAGTAGTGCCTTTGATTGGCGGCCCAACAGGAATCTTAAAAAATGACTACCAGTCAAATCATTTAGTATATACCTTAGGAGAAAAGTTAAATGCTAAGTGTGAGACATTAAACTGCCCTGCGATCGTCAGTTCTGAAAAAATAAAGAATGAGCTAACCGCCAATCCGAATAATCAGGTTGTTTTTAATTATTGGAAAAATCTTGATTGTGCAATTGTCGGTATCGGCAGCAGCCTTATCACCGACTTATCCCAATGGAAAGAATTCTACAAAAATTCAAATTTTAATAACATCTTTAAAAAGACTAACACAGTTGGCGACATACTTTCTCAGCCTTTTACAGCTGAAGGCAAAATTATTAATTCATCGCAATATCATGTTATTGGAATGAATTTAGCGGAAGTTAAAAAAGTACCACAAGTAATTGGAATTGCCTGCGGTAAGAACAAGATCAAATCCATATTGGGTGCTTTAAATACCGGTGTTTTAGACGTTTTGATCACAACAGATATTACTGCTCTAGGTGTTAAAGATCTCTGTAATTGA
- a CDS encoding SDR family oxidoreductase, producing MQDWIKLHGKTYIVTGGSSGIGKAIIQELLDNGAQVVNADLNPLAIENENLLSVKCDVSSPEDVANVVNTAKSKFGKIDGLVNNAGINLPRLLVDVKEPDSQYTIHLNEFQKMFAVNVQSVYLMSQAVAKELVKNKVGVIVNMSSEAGLEGSQGQSVYSATKGAINGFTRSWAKELGKFNIRVVGVAPGILEATGLRTPSYENALAYTRNITVDELRKGYSSTSTTPMGRSGKLSEVADLVNYLLSNRASYITGVTINVAGGKSRG from the coding sequence ATGCAGGATTGGATTAAATTACATGGAAAAACTTACATTGTAACTGGGGGCTCTTCAGGTATCGGAAAAGCAATTATTCAGGAGCTGCTTGACAACGGTGCACAAGTTGTAAATGCGGATTTGAACCCGTTAGCAATTGAAAATGAAAATTTGCTTTCTGTAAAATGCGACGTATCTTCACCTGAAGATGTGGCAAATGTAGTCAATACTGCTAAAAGCAAATTTGGAAAAATTGATGGGTTAGTTAACAATGCAGGCATTAATTTACCTAGGTTACTTGTTGATGTTAAGGAACCTGATAGCCAATATACAATTCATTTGAATGAATTTCAAAAAATGTTTGCTGTCAACGTTCAAAGTGTATATTTGATGTCACAGGCAGTTGCTAAGGAACTTGTTAAAAATAAAGTTGGTGTAATTGTTAATATGTCGTCTGAAGCTGGTCTTGAAGGTTCACAGGGCCAGAGTGTTTATTCTGCTACGAAGGGTGCAATTAACGGCTTTACACGTTCGTGGGCAAAAGAGCTTGGCAAATTTAATATTCGTGTAGTTGGTGTTGCGCCTGGTATTTTGGAAGCAACGGGTCTTAGAACACCATCATATGAGAATGCTCTTGCATACACAAGAAATATTACAGTTGATGAATTACGCAAAGGTTATTCCAGTACATCAACTACACCAATGGGTCGCAGCGGCAAGCTATCTGAGGTTGCTGATCTAGTAAATTATCTATTATCGAACAGGGCTAGTTATATCACTGGTGTAACGATTAATGTAGCCGGTGGCAAATCCAGAGGTTAG
- a CDS encoding PTS sugar transporter subunit IIA, producing MKIVLIGHGKTGIAFKEAIEMIFGKADDVLPLTFLPGEGLKDVNKKIQNAIVGVDPQEILVVTDLFSGTPYNAAAELALKGEVKDVIAGMSLPILLDIVTNMTTKSVEEIAATILQDSSSYTKVLSDELNKAEKEDDF from the coding sequence ATGAAGATAGTTTTAATTGGACATGGCAAAACCGGGATTGCTTTCAAAGAGGCAATTGAAATGATTTTTGGCAAGGCTGATGATGTTTTGCCGCTAACGTTTTTACCCGGAGAAGGCCTTAAAGACGTAAATAAAAAAATTCAGAATGCAATTGTAGGGGTCGATCCACAAGAAATATTAGTAGTTACTGATCTTTTTTCGGGAACACCGTACAATGCGGCAGCTGAGTTAGCTTTAAAAGGCGAAGTCAAAGATGTTATAGCCGGTATGTCATTGCCGATATTGTTAGATATTGTTACTAATATGACTACTAAATCTGTTGAAGAAATAGCTGCAACGATTTTACAGGATTCATCAAGTTATACCAAGGTGTTAAGTGATGAATTGAATAAGGCAGAAAAGGAAGATGATTTTTAA
- a CDS encoding mannose/fructose/sorbose PTS transporter subunit IIB, whose translation MIIKFARIDDRLIHGQVATVWSKMADAKRIIVVSEEVYHDDIRKKLLKQAAPAGMKVNIVDVPKAIAVYNNPKYEKDTVFYLFTNPTEVLELVKGGVPLKSINIGGMSFGEGKTQITKAISLTEKDAQAFRELDKLGIELDLRVLADDSKKDILKLIDQKFSK comes from the coding sequence ATGATTATTAAGTTTGCAAGAATTGATGACCGCTTAATCCACGGTCAGGTTGCGACCGTATGGTCAAAAATGGCTGATGCAAAACGAATTATTGTAGTAAGTGAAGAAGTTTATCATGACGATATTCGTAAGAAGCTGCTTAAGCAGGCTGCACCGGCAGGAATGAAAGTTAATATTGTTGATGTTCCCAAAGCAATTGCAGTTTACAACAATCCTAAATATGAAAAAGATACAGTTTTTTACCTGTTTACTAATCCGACAGAAGTCTTGGAGTTGGTTAAGGGCGGGGTCCCGCTAAAGTCAATTAACATTGGCGGAATGAGCTTTGGCGAAGGTAAGACGCAGATTACCAAAGCAATTTCACTGACTGAAAAAGACGCACAGGCATTTAGAGAACTTGATAAATTGGGAATTGAGCTTGATTTGCGGGTTTTAGCTGATGACTCTAAAAAAGACATACTAAAACTAATAGATCAAAAATTTAGTAAATAA
- a CDS encoding PTS mannose/fructose/sorbose transporter subunit IIC: protein MSTLQIILVFIWSSIVGCGSVLDEWQTHRPLIACSVMGLILGDPVKGLVLGGTLELIALGWMNVGAAQSPDSALASTISTILVIIGHQSIDKGIAIALPVAAAGQVLTVFARTIAVAFQHASDKEVEKANFRGIEWLHFSALIVQAFRVSIPTTLVAIFVSPAMVQTALNALPKVVTGGLAVAGGFIVTVGYAMILNMMYVKYLMPFFYLGFVLSGYLKLSLLAFGVVGLILALVYVQLDPQFSEKKTQAAVTETSSDAELAEDELDD, encoded by the coding sequence ATGTCAACTTTACAAATTATATTAGTATTTATTTGGTCATCAATAGTTGGTTGTGGAAGTGTTCTAGATGAATGGCAAACACACAGGCCATTGATTGCTTGTTCGGTCATGGGATTAATTTTAGGGGATCCAGTGAAAGGCCTTGTTCTTGGAGGAACGCTAGAGTTAATTGCATTAGGATGGATGAATGTTGGGGCGGCTCAGTCACCCGATTCGGCTCTTGCCAGCACAATTTCTACTATTTTGGTAATTATTGGGCACCAAAGTATTGATAAAGGAATTGCGATTGCTTTACCAGTTGCCGCTGCCGGTCAGGTCTTAACTGTTTTTGCCCGTACGATTGCAGTTGCCTTTCAGCATGCATCTGATAAGGAAGTGGAGAAAGCTAACTTTAGAGGAATTGAGTGGCTGCATTTTTCTGCTTTAATTGTTCAAGCATTCCGTGTATCAATCCCAACAACGTTAGTTGCAATTTTTGTCAGTCCTGCAATGGTGCAAACAGCTTTGAATGCTCTGCCTAAAGTCGTAACTGGTGGTTTAGCAGTAGCCGGTGGCTTTATTGTAACTGTTGGTTATGCAATGATTTTAAATATGATGTACGTAAAGTATTTAATGCCATTCTTTTATTTAGGTTTTGTACTTAGTGGCTATCTGAAGCTCAGCCTGCTTGCATTTGGTGTTGTCGGATTGATTCTAGCTTTAGTGTACGTACAATTAGATCCTCAATTTAGCGAGAAGAAGACACAAGCTGCAGTTACTGAAACGAGTTCAGATGCCGAATTGGCTGAAGATGAACTGGATGATTAG
- a CDS encoding PTS system mannose/fructose/sorbose family transporter subunit IID produces the protein MSNKKIENKLTKKDIFQTFVFENFQQASFNYERIHALAFCVDMIPTIRRVYKNKKDQAAALKRHNTFFNVTPGFCGPVVGMTSALEQAKAQGEDINVETINSLKVGLMGPLCGVGDPVMWGTLRPILAALGATLALQGSWLGPIVFFVVFNLIRLAFKWYGLKIGLDRGMSLVQDLSGNLLKKLTEGATILGLFVMGVLVNKWTTINIPVVISKTTVAGKTTITTVQNILDQLCPGLAALGMTLLMMYLLKKRVSPILLIFVLFGVGILGYWLGILR, from the coding sequence ATGAGTAACAAAAAAATTGAAAACAAGTTAACTAAAAAGGATATCTTTCAAACTTTTGTATTTGAAAACTTTCAACAGGCTTCGTTTAATTATGAGAGAATTCATGCCTTAGCGTTTTGTGTTGACATGATACCAACTATTAGACGAGTTTATAAAAATAAAAAAGATCAAGCAGCTGCTTTGAAGAGACACAATACTTTCTTTAATGTTACACCTGGTTTTTGTGGCCCTGTTGTCGGAATGACAAGTGCGTTGGAGCAGGCTAAGGCTCAGGGTGAGGATATCAATGTTGAAACAATCAATAGTTTAAAAGTTGGGTTAATGGGGCCTCTTTGCGGGGTTGGTGATCCCGTAATGTGGGGAACTTTAAGACCAATCTTAGCCGCATTGGGTGCAACGCTTGCTTTACAGGGTTCATGGCTGGGTCCGATTGTCTTTTTTGTAGTGTTTAACTTAATCCGTTTAGCATTTAAATGGTATGGATTAAAAATTGGTCTTGATCGAGGGATGTCGCTGGTCCAAGATCTTTCCGGCAATTTACTGAAAAAATTAACAGAGGGTGCAACAATTCTGGGACTTTTCGTTATGGGAGTTTTAGTTAACAAATGGACAACCATTAATATTCCGGTTGTTATCTCAAAGACGACTGTTGCTGGAAAGACAACCATTACGACAGTGCAAAATATTTTGGATCAATTATGTCCGGGCCTGGCAGCATTAGGTATGACTTTATTAATGATGTACCTATTGAAGAAACGTGTAAGTCCAATTCTGCTGATCTTCGTTTTATTCGGTGTTGGTATTTTAGGATACTGGCTAGGTATTTTAAGATAG
- a CDS encoding aldose 1-epimerase family protein: MIKIENKKYMVEINELGAEITHFINKETNQDLIWNDPDGTIWKRHAPLLFPAIGGSNEDKYFIKDKCYSMKQHGFARDYPFDEIHKYGDTKVVLQQHATSKTKENFPFNYVIQVTYELTQIGLKAEFTIENVDFYSMPFAFGFHPGWNIADDLSNYELTLVGNDTPIAYYGIDPAPLRNGNIDILDGAQGQTIPLSYSFLDDGLVILDAHGVKYAVLKRKNGEKILKLNIADFPYLTLWSPEKKCAPFICIEPFAGLPDKAGKPVDWYKKLGNTILPAGSHKDFNLVIEPN; encoded by the coding sequence TTGATTAAAATTGAAAATAAGAAATATATGGTAGAAATAAATGAGCTTGGTGCAGAGATAACGCATTTTATCAATAAAGAAACTAATCAAGATTTAATATGGAATGATCCAGATGGAACTATTTGGAAACGTCATGCACCACTTCTTTTTCCTGCGATTGGCGGTTCTAACGAAGATAAGTATTTTATCAAAGACAAGTGTTATAGTATGAAACAGCATGGTTTTGCTAGAGATTATCCATTTGATGAAATACATAAATATGGCGATACAAAAGTTGTATTGCAACAACATGCAACTTCTAAAACTAAGGAGAATTTTCCTTTTAATTATGTGATTCAAGTAACTTATGAGTTAACACAAATAGGTTTAAAAGCTGAATTTACAATTGAAAATGTTGATTTTTATAGTATGCCATTTGCATTCGGCTTCCATCCCGGATGGAATATTGCTGATGATCTTAGTAATTATGAGTTAACTTTAGTGGGAAATGACACTCCTATTGCTTATTATGGTATTGATCCTGCTCCCCTGCGAAATGGTAATATTGATATTCTTGATGGTGCACAGGGACAGACTATTCCTCTAAGTTATTCCTTTTTAGATGATGGTTTGGTTATTTTAGATGCTCATGGTGTAAAGTACGCTGTGCTTAAGCGGAAAAATGGTGAAAAAATATTAAAACTTAATATTGCTGATTTTCCTTATTTAACTTTGTGGAGTCCTGAAAAGAAATGTGCCCCATTTATTTGTATAGAACCATTTGCCGGGTTACCTGATAAAGCTGGTAAGCCAGTAGATTGGTATAAAAAGTTAGGGAATACAATTCTTCCGGCTGGAAGTCATAAAGATTTTAATTTAGTTATTGAGCCGAATTAA
- a CDS encoding sulfite exporter TauE/SafE family protein: MTKNIILALIVLIDGYFLFYFVRDLVKNKAEFQADPGNNYALPFTSFLIFFLSTFGISDFAIGTAIYSHFKWVSIKKLPGTLNAQCAIPVSAMTLFYITAISVGIKTLVVCIICQIIGAYIGPRFVVKLPEKTIKIFVGIGLIIAAFLIFAGQMKWIPTNGTATELYGGKLILAGFLMFLYGALNNIGIGSFSLTMVTVYLLGLNPAAAFPIMMGACAFSLPIGSVQFIKYGDYSRRITLFASVFGVLGVLVAVFIVKALNVYMLKWLVIFVLLYSAYSMLAGQFKHQS; encoded by the coding sequence ATGACCAAAAATATTATTTTGGCACTAATTGTGCTAATTGATGGGTATTTTTTGTTTTATTTTGTACGCGATTTAGTCAAAAATAAAGCTGAATTTCAAGCAGATCCAGGAAATAATTATGCTTTACCGTTTACGTCTTTCCTGATTTTCTTTTTATCAACCTTTGGCATTTCAGATTTTGCTATCGGAACGGCAATATACTCGCATTTTAAATGGGTAAGCATAAAAAAATTGCCGGGGACTTTGAATGCGCAGTGTGCGATTCCGGTATCAGCAATGACATTATTCTATATTACCGCAATAAGTGTGGGGATAAAAACATTAGTGGTGTGCATCATTTGCCAGATCATTGGGGCATATATTGGACCGCGCTTTGTCGTCAAGCTGCCGGAAAAAACTATCAAAATTTTTGTAGGTATTGGTCTGATTATTGCCGCTTTCTTAATTTTTGCGGGGCAAATGAAATGGATACCTACCAATGGCACTGCCACAGAACTTTATGGTGGTAAACTTATTTTGGCTGGTTTTTTAATGTTTTTGTATGGTGCGTTGAATAATATTGGCATTGGCTCGTTTTCGTTAACAATGGTAACAGTTTATCTTTTAGGATTGAATCCGGCGGCTGCTTTTCCGATTATGATGGGCGCGTGTGCTTTTTCGCTTCCAATTGGCAGTGTGCAGTTTATTAAATACGGGGATTACAGTCGAAGAATTACCCTGTTTGCCTCTGTTTTTGGGGTATTAGGTGTACTTGTGGCGGTGTTTATTGTTAAGGCCTTAAATGTTTATATGCTAAAATGGCTGGTTATTTTTGTGTTGTTATACAGTGCTTATTCAATGCTTGCTGGCCAATTTAAGCACCAAAGTTAA
- a CDS encoding ornithine cyclodeaminase family protein, producing the protein MLLLNKQDIEKSFTMKDAIAADKEALSLYSMGAASVPLRTNIDIPKYHGQSLYMPAYVDDRHGTLGVKIVSVYPENIKHGLPSVPATMVVLNPETGIVSACLDGTYLTQLRTGAVQGAATDLLARKDAKIAALIGTGGQAASQLEAMLTVRKIEEVRIFDINFERATEFAAAMAKKFAVKVLAKKTSKECVEGADIITTVTTSRKPTFAAEWIKPGAHVNGIGAYTPEMCEIPKELIKIAKPIIFDMMDGVLAEAGDFISPLKSGYVDKAQYTGELGQLVNGDIAGRQNEDDITIFKTVGTAALDIMVAGKIVDQAKAKKIGVEYKF; encoded by the coding sequence ATGTTACTTTTAAATAAACAAGATATTGAAAAAAGTTTTACGATGAAGGATGCGATTGCTGCCGATAAAGAGGCCCTATCGTTGTATTCCATGGGCGCAGCTTCGGTACCTTTGCGGACAAATATTGATATTCCTAAGTATCATGGACAGAGCCTCTACATGCCGGCCTATGTTGATGATAGGCACGGAACGTTAGGCGTAAAAATTGTGTCTGTTTATCCCGAAAATATTAAGCATGGTCTGCCGAGTGTGCCGGCAACAATGGTTGTTTTGAATCCAGAAACGGGAATTGTTTCCGCTTGTTTGGACGGAACATATTTGACGCAGCTGCGCACTGGAGCCGTTCAAGGAGCTGCTACCGATCTGTTAGCCCGCAAAGATGCCAAAATTGCTGCACTGATTGGTACTGGCGGCCAGGCCGCTTCACAGTTAGAAGCAATGTTAACGGTTAGAAAAATCGAAGAAGTGCGGATTTTTGACATTAATTTTGAACGGGCAACTGAATTTGCTGCTGCCATGGCCAAGAAGTTTGCTGTCAAAGTTTTGGCTAAGAAAACAAGCAAAGAGTGTGTTGAAGGTGCGGATATTATCACAACGGTAACGACTTCTCGAAAACCAACTTTTGCGGCAGAATGGATTAAACCGGGTGCGCATGTTAACGGGATCGGTGCTTACACGCCGGAAATGTGTGAGATACCTAAAGAGCTGATCAAGATTGCTAAGCCGATAATCTTTGATATGATGGATGGCGTGCTTGCAGAAGCCGGTGATTTTATTTCACCGCTGAAGTCTGGCTATGTTGATAAGGCACAGTATACGGGTGAATTAGGTCAGTTGGTTAACGGTGATATTGCAGGCCGCCAAAATGAAGATGACATTACAATTTTCAAAACGGTTGGCACTGCTGCGCTGGATATTATGGTTGCCGGTAAGATTGTTGATCAGGCTAAGGCTAAAAAGATTGGTGTAGAATACAAGTTTTAG
- a CDS encoding LysR family transcriptional regulator: protein MNSTQINCFLSLAKTLNFTKSANNMYLSQSTVSKNIKNLEKELHVTLFERRYHKIYLTEKGKIFYNQMLLSVSEINDTIQSIQQNRNIERLKIKMGYTDLPFEKKWLPTALRLINTKTKLALVPAFVDPGHENNISKLISDGTIDLMIMQKDIISKKTETQYFEILQKGFSVVVLQGDALYIKRSINFDDLVGRNIYLWNGNDNFPAIESLKFSIRSSNKDINFEEVTDSSILIAYVRAKMGIGIVPSILYNKDDSDLRYIPLSTSQKLSYGILSSTKSDKRKAINVINKYIAQAINISKTQW, encoded by the coding sequence ATGAATTCTACCCAAATAAATTGTTTTTTATCTTTAGCTAAAACACTCAATTTCACCAAATCGGCCAACAACATGTATCTCTCACAATCCACGGTATCCAAAAATATCAAAAATCTGGAAAAAGAGTTGCACGTTACCCTATTTGAACGCAGGTACCACAAAATTTATCTAACAGAAAAAGGCAAAATTTTTTATAATCAGATGCTATTATCTGTTTCAGAAATCAATGATACAATCCAGAGCATTCAGCAAAATCGGAATATCGAGCGTCTTAAAATAAAAATGGGTTACACTGATTTACCATTTGAGAAGAAGTGGCTGCCAACGGCGCTACGGTTAATTAATACCAAAACTAAACTGGCATTAGTCCCAGCTTTTGTTGATCCGGGACATGAGAATAACATCAGCAAGCTGATCAGCGATGGGACAATTGACCTCATGATTATGCAAAAAGACATTATTAGCAAAAAAACGGAAACACAATATTTTGAAATTTTACAAAAAGGCTTTTCTGTCGTGGTTCTGCAAGGTGATGCTTTATATATTAAACGCAGCATCAATTTTGATGATCTTGTAGGAAGAAATATTTATTTATGGAACGGAAATGATAATTTTCCCGCAATTGAAAGTTTGAAATTCAGCATTAGGAGTAGTAATAAAGACATTAACTTTGAAGAAGTAACCGATTCTTCTATTTTAATTGCCTATGTTCGAGCAAAGATGGGCATTGGGATTGTGCCTAGCATTTTATACAATAAAGATGATTCCGATCTGCGTTACATTCCGTTAAGTACCTCGCAAAAGTTGTCTTACGGTATTCTTTCCTCAACCAAGTCAGATAAAAGAAAGGCAATCAATGTCATAAACAAGTACATTGCACAAGCAATCAACATTTCCAAAACGCAGTGGTAA
- a CDS encoding MFS transporter, with protein sequence MSKQKRNIRPWVVMFCMGLISAACLGSSMVLMGSFLAPLSQSLHTEISTLSYYYTVLVLAMAVMTPNVPKILAKVNNRILFAVASLAVAASLFLMPHFTNVWMFFLIAIVIGVAISFMSFTPVGILLDNWFSRKAGFAIGLCWAITSVFQGIMSPILSVLINKYGWEQSLTILAIIVAVLSIPCALFGVDFSPEQEGRKPYGYGEVQEQAQEDEEVKQVSNNELFKSATFWLLLAIVILLQFPAVLNQMFPTYAATTGFNAAVGGFMVTAAMLFDIFLNPLVGSTCDKYGAEKASLVWMAISVVSYVLLIVATNTHSANLAIFSAGVNDIFYVYLGTGITTIATAVLGKRAFAKGFSYVNSIAFLIGAFAMPVNNMIAEKFGGFNAVYIFFAVITVLIIVLIVVISKHHFEVKSN encoded by the coding sequence ATGAGTAAGCAAAAAAGGAATATTAGGCCTTGGGTAGTTATGTTCTGCATGGGATTGATTTCGGCAGCATGTCTTGGCTCAAGCATGGTTTTAATGGGCTCATTTTTGGCCCCATTGAGTCAATCTCTGCATACAGAGATCTCAACGCTGTCTTATTACTATACAGTTTTGGTACTGGCGATGGCAGTGATGACACCAAATGTGCCTAAAATCTTGGCTAAGGTTAATAATCGGATATTATTTGCTGTAGCCAGTTTGGCGGTTGCCGCAAGTCTATTTTTGATGCCGCATTTTACGAACGTTTGGATGTTTTTCTTGATTGCCATTGTCATCGGGGTTGCAATTTCATTTATGTCTTTTACCCCTGTGGGAATTTTGCTAGACAATTGGTTTTCTAGGAAAGCTGGCTTTGCAATCGGATTGTGTTGGGCAATAACCTCGGTTTTTCAGGGGATCATGAGCCCAATTTTATCGGTATTAATTAATAAGTACGGCTGGGAGCAAAGCCTGACTATTTTGGCGATTATTGTAGCTGTATTAAGCATTCCCTGTGCGTTGTTTGGGGTTGATTTTTCACCCGAACAAGAGGGCCGCAAGCCATATGGCTACGGCGAAGTGCAGGAGCAGGCCCAAGAAGATGAAGAAGTTAAGCAGGTTTCCAATAATGAATTATTCAAGTCAGCCACATTTTGGTTATTGCTGGCAATTGTCATTTTGTTACAGTTTCCGGCAGTTTTGAATCAAATGTTTCCAACTTATGCTGCAACTACTGGGTTTAATGCTGCGGTTGGCGGTTTTATGGTTACCGCCGCAATGCTATTTGATATTTTCTTGAACCCGCTAGTAGGATCCACCTGTGATAAGTACGGTGCTGAAAAGGCAAGCTTGGTCTGGATGGCAATTTCTGTTGTTTCTTATGTTTTATTAATTGTTGCAACTAATACTCATTCAGCTAATTTGGCAATTTTTAGTGCAGGGGTTAATGATATCTTCTATGTTTATTTAGGAACGGGCATTACGACTATTGCTACGGCTGTTTTGGGTAAACGTGCCTTTGCCAAAGGTTTTTCTTATGTTAATTCAATTGCATTTTTGATCGGGGCCTTTGCAATGCCTGTAAATAATATGATTGCTGAAAAGTTTGGCGGTTTTAATGCGGTTTATATCTTTTTTGCGGTTATTACGGTTTTAATTATTGTTTTGATAGTGGTAATTTCCAAGCATCATTTTGAAGTAAAGAGTAATTAG